One segment of Solanum lycopersicum chromosome 1, SLM_r2.1 DNA contains the following:
- the LOC104645663 gene encoding uncharacterized protein, with protein MTEVLKSKISITESLVSYGVDSIGVVRAAQKISNFLGVLVGAIDIFSATCIEDLADFAEDLLRKSHPELVTTTSGSCESKMSSTMVFPTFSSCLCLFHADISCVHIGFHFQIFHFCMPNADTISPLVWLHCFLSMCSTFLDIMCIGFLGKSFLQPNYILNPEVSIWSADFVKWWTLYKAQEISSKVLAVHLRGTVFINYWFEMLGENITSSPILDTVDITDPSLVSIGEQAVINEGVLLQSHEVKNGVLSFNPIRIGQKSSIGPYAVVQRGSIVEDGTHVLALNTSKTAVNVKATSTKKDKSTRKSMKGSHGNHEHIKLFSIYMVGFLSSLSAAVSYFIYLSLWQNPPSLKHFRFFYLAGAFHWFPYTIATYATLFDNSYSGSFTFATTIAIFYICHGLILSLFTCLVNHVVHQKGEMDMMKTCLVHRVNVACHIRFTKFMSGTELFCIYLRRLGAKIGQHCSIRAINPISEPNLISIGNGVHLGDFSRIVPRLYTSSDYVSSKIEIQDNSVIGSQGLVLPGSVIEKDVILGAISVAPMNSVLQHGGVFVGSKNPVLVKSKSYSLDDRIEEMDLKYKKVLGNLAANFAASTLKVKSRFFHRIGAAGKGCLSLYNDIPGFADHKIFSPGMTYRVIMRHSNCLSSDDDARLDPRGAAIRILSNGTDENSSILDLTLKTGKAFHTRTIGDFATWLVCGAAAREEHVKHAPHVRDAMWGSLRQAYSYTELHYYSNICRLFRFKNDQEMYVKFKLRPFDNNIGEDSGEVKPRGVLPPETGAIPRDENDNRPLRFLDEDFQHRLHTPEKVRYVLQLQMRSIPEDEVNREAALDCTKPWDEIEFPYIDIGDITIDATLTKEESEDLEFNPFLKCHEVDVIRATSCNQSASMDHGRSVVYDICQHLRNRKPLPEAWRIFLDQSDVKMDFTGCPLASTLEKKDTTKVVMLARSWYVTMWLISVQPFLQTFLPYFLMGFIIFAPLKFLFYTSDTIKVQKHWLLPLFWVVTGLLGGVLCAFAKWILVGIKKDGECELIWSKGIFCDTIWQAIRTLVGDYFMEMKSGSFLFGIWMKLMGSEVAWDEGTYINSMGAVLNPEMVRIDKYGSIEREALLFGHIYEGEGGKVKYGKIKIGESGYVGSRAVAMPRVTIDTKGTLGDLSLAMKGELVK; from the exons ATGACGGAGGTTCTCAAGTCTAAAATCTCCATCACTGAGAGTCTGGTGTCTTATGGTGTCGACTCAATTGGCGTTGTTCGAGCAGCTcagaaaatttcaaactttctCGGAGTTCTAGTTGGAGCGATAGACATCTTCTCAGCAACCTGCATTGAAGACTTAGCAGACTTTGCTGAAGATCTTTTGAGAAAATCCCACCCCGAGTTGGTCACAACTACCTCCGGTTCTTGTGAAAGCAAGATGAGCTCAACCATGGTTTTTCCAACGTTTAGCTCTTGCTTATGTCTCTTTCATGCTGATATTTCCTGCGTGCATATCGGTTTCcactttcaaatttttcatttctGCATGCCAAATGCTGATACAATCAGCCCCTTGGTTTGGTTACATTGTTTCCTTAGTATGTGCTCCACTTTCTTGGATATTATGTGCATAGGTTTTCTTGGAAAGTCATTTCTACAACCAAACTATATTTTGAACCCTGAGGTGTCCATCTGGTCTGCTGATTTTGTCAAGTGGTGGACACTTTATAAGGCTCAAGAAATATCTTCAAAAGTCTTAGCAGTGCATTTGAGAGGAACGGTATTCATCAATTATTGGTTCGAGATGCTCGGGGAAAATATTACATCATCTCCTATTCTTGATACTGTCGACATCACAGATCCATCACTAGTTTCTATTGGAGAGCAAGCTGTGATCAATGAAGGAGTATTGCTTCAAAGTCATGAAGTGAAAAATGGTGTCTTGAGTTTCAACCCGATAAGAATCGGCCAAAAATCGTCGATTGGTCCTTATGCTGTTGTTCAAAGAGGAAGCATTGTGGAAGATGGTACTCATGTGCTTGCTCTCAACACCAGCAAGACTGCAGTTAATGTTAAGGCTACAAGCACCAAAAAG GACAAATCGACACGAAAGAGCATGAAGGGGAGTCATGGAAATCATGAACATATTAAACTATTCTCCATATACATGGTCGGCTTTCTCAGCAGCTTATCGGCAGCTGTTTCTTACTTCATTTACCTTTCGCTATGGCAAAACCCGCCTTCACTAAAACATTTCAGGTTCTTTTACTTAGCTGGAGCCTTTCATTGGTTTCCATACACGATCGCCACATATGCTACATTGTTTGACAATTCCTATTCAGGTTCATTCACTTTTGCTACCACTATTGCCATTTTTTACATATGTCATGGTCTTATCCTTAGCTTATTCACTTGTTTGGTAAACCATGTTGTCCATCAAAAAGGAGAAATGGACATGATGAAGACTTGTCTTGTCCATCGTGTCAACGTTGCATGTCACATAAGGTTCACAAAATTCATGTCTGGAACAGAGTTGTTCTGCATTTATTTACGTCGACTAGGTGCAAAAATTGGCCAACATTGTTCCATCAGAGCCATTAACCCCATTTCAGAACCAAACCTCATCTCAATAGGCAATGGTGTGCATTTAGGGGACTTCAGTAGAATCGTTCCCAGATTATATACCTCTAGTGACTATGTGTCTAGTAAAATTGAGATTCAAGATAACTCGGTTATCGGTAGTCAGGGTCTTGTTCTCCCAGGTTCTGTCATTGAGAAGGATGTTATTCTTGGTGCAATCTCAGTTGCTCCCATGAACTCAGTACTTCAGCATGGTGGTGTCTTTGTTGGCTCCAAAAATCCAGTTTTGGTCAAAAGCAAGTCTTACTCGTTGGATGATCGAATCGAGGAGATGGACTTGAAATACAAAAAGGTGCTTGGAAATCTAGCTGCAAATTTTGCTGCTTCAACTCTTAAAGTGAAATCGAGATTCTTCCATCGAATCGGTGCTGCAGGAAAGGGATGCTTAAGCCTCTACAATGACATCCCAGGTTTTGCAGATCACAAGATTTTCAGTCCTGGCATGACATACCGAGTTATTATGAGGCACAGTAATTGTTTGAGTTCTGATGATGATGCACGACTTGATCCGCGTGGTGCAGCAATAAGGATCTTATCAAATGGAACTGATGAGAACAGTTCAATTCTTGATCTGACACTAAAGACTGGTAAGGCATTTCATACTCGGACGATAGGTGACTTTGCAACATGGCTTGTTTGTGGAGCAGCAGCACGGGAAGAACACGTGAAGCATGCTCCACATGTCCGGGATGCAATGTGGGGTTCTCTTCGACAGGCATACTCCTACACCGAGCTGCATTACTATTCAAACATTTGCAGGCTTTTCAGATTCAAAAATGATCAAGAGATGTATGTCAAATTCAAGTTAAGGCCTTTTGACAACAACATCGGTGAGGACTCTGGTGAGGTGAAGCCTAGAGGCGTACTTCCACCAGAGACCGGTGCAATTCCAAGAGATGAGAATGACAACCGTCCATTACGCTTCCTTGATGAAGATTTCCAACATCGTCTGCACACACCCGAGAAG GTCCGTTATGTTCTACAACTACAAATGCGATCAATACCGGAGGATGAAGTGAATCGGGAGGCAGCACTTGATTGCACCAAGCCATGGGATGAGATTGAATTTCCTTATATTGATATAGGAGACATAACTATTGATGCAACACTAACCAAAGAAGAATCAGAAGATCTAGAGTTCAATCCATTTCTCAAATGTCATGAAGTGGATGTCATTCGAGCAACGTCATGTAATCAAAGCGCGTCCATGGACCACGGACGTTCAGTCGTTTACGACATATGCCAGCACCTGAGAAACAGAAAACCTCTCCCAGAAGCTTGGAGAATCTTCTTAGATCAATCTGATGTTAAAATGGACTTCACCGGCTGTCCCCTTGCATCGACATTGGAGAAAAAGGATACTACCAAAGTCGTCATGCTAGCAAGATCTTGGTACGTGACAATGTGGCTAATATCCGTTCAGCCGTTCTTGCAAACATTTCTTCCATATTTTCTCATGGGATTCATAATCTTTGCTCCATTGAAGTTTCTTTTCTACACATCGGATACCATAAAAGTCCAAAAGCATTGGCTGCTACCTttgttttgggttgtgacaggACTTTTAGGTGGAGTTCTATGTGCTTTTGCAAAATGGATTCTTGTAGGAATCAAGAAAGACGGCGAATGTGAGCTAATTTGGAGTAAAGGGATCTTCTGCGATACGATTTGGCAAGCAATAAGGACACTAGTAGGAGACTATTTCATGGAAATGAAAAGTGGATCGTTCTTATTCGGAATTTGGATGAAGCTTATGGGATCAGAAGTTGCTTGGGACGAAGGCACATACATCAACAGCATGGGAGCAGTTTTGAATCCTGAAATGGTGAGAATCGACAAGTATGGATCGATCGAGAGAGAAGCTTTGCTCTTTGGACACATATATGAAGGTGAAGGAGGCAAAGTGAAGTATGGCAAAATCAAGATTGGAGAAAGTGGCTATGTGGGAAGCAGAGCTGTGGCAATGCCAAGGGTAACTATTGACACTAAAGGTACTCTTGGAGATCTCTCTCTTGCCATGAAGGGAGAGCTCGTAAAATAG
- the LOC101250832 gene encoding probable 2-oxoglutarate-dependent dioxygenase AOP1 — translation MASTKVKIPTIDFSNEELKPNTPLWESTKIQLFEALQEYGCIEAILYDKNLNEIREGLFDFSKKLFEFPLETKMKNISEVQYHIGYIGQIPHLPSYESLGIPDFLAPQSVENFANIFWPHGNHEFCNLVKSYASSLLKLDQIIKRMILENLGLEKHINELLDNFALFRFSHYKGSLSINKDENDKYDGLSAHTDNNFLTFIAQNQVNGLQINKNGEWINATISPNSFVVLSGDSFKAWTNGRLHSPLHRVEMPKEGDRLSLQFNTLSKPGHFIEAPKELVDEKHPLLFKPYEMLGLLNYVASNAGTPNAFQAYCGV, via the exons ATGGCATCTACAAAAGTTAAAATTCCCACCATAGATTTTTCTAATGAAGAACTAAAACCAAACACTCCATTATGGGAATCcacaaaaattcaactttttgaagcttTACAAGAATATGGTTGTATTGAAGCaatattatatgataaaaatcTAAATGAAATAAGGGAGggtttatttgatttttcaaaaaaattatttgaatttcccTTAGAGaccaaaatgaaaaatatttcagaaGTACAATATCATATTGGCTACATAGGGCAAATTCCACACTTGCCATCTTATGAGAGTTTGGGTATTCCTGATTTTCTTGCTCCTCAAAGTGTTGAAAATTTTGCTAATATATTTTGGCCTCATGGCAATCATGAATTTTG CAATTTGGTCAAATCTTATGCAAGTTCACTTCTGAAattggatcaaatcatcaaaaggATGATCTTGGAGAATTTGGGATTAGAAAAGCACATTAATGAATTGTTGGATAATTTTGCCCTATTTAGATTTTCCCATTACAAGGGATCATTATCTATTAATAAAgatgaaaatgataaatatgatgGATTGAGTGCCCATACAGATAATAACTTCTTGACTTTTATAGCACAAAATCAAGTCAATGGATTGCAAATCAACAAAAATGGAGAGTGGATTAATGCCACTATTTCACCAAATTCTTTTGTTGTTCTGTCTGGTGATTCCTTCAAA GCATGGACAAATGGTCGATTGCATTCTCCCCTCCACAGGGTAGAAATGCCTAAAGAAGGTGATAGACTCTCCCTTCAATTTAATACATTATCAAAACCAGGTCACTTCATAGAGGCTCCAAAAGAACTAGTGGATGAGAAACACCCTTTACTTTTCAAGCCATATGAAATGCTTGGATTATTAAATTATGTTGCTTCAAACGCTGGCACTCCTAATGCTTTCCAGGCTTATTGTGGTGTTTGA
- the LOC109120155 gene encoding uncharacterized protein isoform X2 has translation MEPRKAIDELFLKFHPCFDTNTKIGIIGGGPSGTSAAYALVKLGYTNITILEKYHSVGGMCESDDIEVSNSRRIDMNSLEEELFGKVQTIDYYTIVLKITGFDHIPMGFYYFGEFMDDPKAIGNPVAMQRFYNDTNVFLFWSYGNSVDIVGLKETELLIKGVESMGGFVEKVVLQRKLKYFPHVNNQDMKEGFYEKVENQLQGQQNTYYVGGLMAFELTERNASYAMALMHKHFASNNPIPAFPYVKKNMVYLLPPL, from the exons ATGGAGCCAAGAAAAGCAATAGATGAATTGTTCTTAAAATTTCATCCTTGTTTTGATACAAACACAAAGATAGGAATAATAGGAGGTGGACCTAGTGGAACATCAGCTGCTTATGCATTGGTAAAACTTGGTTATACAAATATCACTATTCTTGAGAAGTATCATTCTGTTGGTGGCATGTGTGAATCAGATGATATTGAAG TAAGCAACAGCAGAAGAATCGACATGAATAGCCTCGAGGAGGAGTTGTTCGGTAAAGTACAAACTATTGACTATTACACCATAGTCTTGAAGATAACTGGATTTGATCATATACCGATGGGTTTTTACTACTTTGGTGAGTTCATGGATGATCCAAAAGCCATCGGGAATCCAGTTGCAATGCAGAGATTTTACAATGACACGAACGTCTTCTTGTTTTGGTCTTATGGTAACTCGGTCGACATAGTAGGATTAAAGGAGACCGAGCTCCTCATAAAAGGTGTTGAAAGTATGGGAGGCTTTGTTGAAAAAGTCGTTTTGCAACGAAAGCTCAAATATTTCCCTCATGTTAACAACCAAG ATATGAAGGAAGGCTTTTATGAGAAAGTGGAAAATCAACTACAAGGTCAACAAAACACGTATTATGTTGGCGGGTTGATGGCATTCGAGTTGACAGAAAGGAATGCATCTTACGCCATGGCTCTAATGCACAAGCATTTCGCTAGTAATAATCCTATACCAGCCTTCCCATATGTTAAG AAGAACATGGTGTATCTATTGCCTCCATTATGA
- the LOC101250006 gene encoding probable 2-oxoglutarate-dependent dioxygenase AOP1.2: MASTKVKIPTIDFCNSELKPNTPQWESTKVQVFEALQEFGCFEAIYDKVPNEIIEGMFDNLKEVFDFPLSKLIEYREKPFHIYDGQIPSIPLYGSVSSADLVLPNSVETFSNTFWSHGNPNFSNVAKSYFKQLMELNEMVKRMVLESLGLNNYIDEFLNSNVFMSRFTNYKVIKGENENEAALPSHTDSTYLTIIKQNQNGLQVLYKNGEWIELNHTSPNSYIVLSADIFMAWTNDKLTSAQHRVVPTGDKDRISIQFFSFPNPDYTLNVPKELVDEEHPLMFKPFKLPEFNKYIMLGAKNGLGLKNYCGL, from the exons ATGGCATCTACCAAAGTTAAGATTCCCACCATTGATTTTTGCAATTCTGAGCTTAAACCAAACACTCCACAATGGGAATCAACAAAAGTTCAAGTTTTTGAAGCCTTACAAGAATTTGGTTGTTTTGAAGCAATATATGACAAAGTTCCAAATGAAATTATAGAGGGCATGtttgataatttaaaagaaGTTTTTGATTTTCCATTGTCCAAATTGATAGAATATAGAGAAAAACCCTTTCATATATATGATGGGCAAATTCCAAGTATACCACTCTATGGTAGTGTGAGCTCTGCTGATTTAGTCCTCCCAAATAGTGTTGAAACATTTTCCAATACCTTTTGGTCTCATGGAAACCCTAATTTTAG CAATGTGGCAAAGTCCTACTTCAAGCAACTTATGGAATTGAATGAAATGGTGAAAAGGATGGTTTTGGAGAGTCTTGGGCTAAACAATTacattgatgaattcttgaattCCAATGTTTTTATGTCAAGATTTACTAATTACAAGGTAATTAAAGGTGAAAATGAGAATGAAGCAGCATTACCTTCCCACACAGATAGTACTTACTTGACCataattaaacaaaatcaaaatggaTTGCAAGTTCTCTATAAAAATGGAGAGTGGATTGAGCTCAATCATACTTCACCAAATTCCTATATTGTTTTATCAGCGGATATTTTCATG GCATGGACAAATGATAAATTGACATCTGCTCAACACAGGGTTGTACCAACAGGAGACAAAGATAGAAtttctattcaatttttttcctttccaaATCCAGATTATACTTTGAATGTCCCAAAAGAATTAGTGGATGAAGAACACCCTTTAATGTTCAAGCCTTTTAAGTTACctgaatttaataaatatattatgttaggTGCTAAAAATGGACTAGGTCTCAAGAATTATTGTGGTCTTTAA
- the LOC101265060 gene encoding G-type lectin S-receptor-like serine/threonine-protein kinase LECRK3 has translation MLDNGNLVLVTQSVPSNTDYDDEYYNTQTSDSTNATNSGDKLVFEENGVMYVLKRNNQRQILTPRSIPPASDNYHRVTLNFDGVLSHYYHSRIWNDSGWNILWSQQNNICIEIDGNNGPGSCSYNNVCSLGTNNRPVCNCPKGYLLVDPNDAYGDCKPDFSISCDEVGRGSPDDFYSFITIRDTDWPKSDFQQISPSTEQDCQNACLYDCFCVVAIYRSNSCWKKKLPLSNGRIDTNLNGVPPLSTPGFPNSGSSRSKNWRNLAVVLSGILGGSLLVNILVINVFCWGFFHIYKKKMKISHPTSHVADSICRSFTYKVLVEATKDFKEELGRGAFGIVYKGEMPIGSRNVVAIKKLDRVAHEAEKEFITEVNVISQTHHKNLVRLLGYCNEGAHRLLVYEYMSNGTLASF, from the coding sequence ATGCTTGATAATGGAAACTTGGTGCTTGTTACACAAAGTGTGCCTTCCAATACGGATTATGATGATGAGTACTATAACACTCAAACTTCTGACTCAACAAATGCAACCAATTCAGGGGATAAGCTGGTTTTTGAAGAGAATGGGGTGATGTACGTATTGAAAAGAAACAATCAAAGGCAAATTCTTACTCCGCGATCCATTCCTCCAGCTTCGGACAATTATCATCGTGTGACACTTAACTTTGATGGAGTTCttagtcattattatcattCAAGGATTTGGAATGACAGTGGTTGGAATATTCTTTGGTCTCAACAGAACAATATATGCATCGAAATTGATGGAAACAATGGACCTGGTTCTTGTAGTTACAACAATGTATGCAGTCTTGGTACAAACAACAGACCAGTTTGTAACTGTCCTAAAGGATATTTGTTGGTTGATCCGAACGATGCTTATGGTGACTGCAAACCAGATTTTTCTATAAGTTGTGATGAAGTTGGGAGGGGTTCACCTGATGATTTTTACAGTTTTATCACGATTCGTGATACTGATTGGCCGAAATCAGATTTTCAGCAAATTAGCCCTTCTACTGAACAAGACTGCCAGAATGCTTGTCTTTATGATTGTTTCTGTGTTGTTGCCATTTACAGAAGCAATAGTTGCTGGAAAAAGAAGCTTCCGTTATCGAACGGGAGGATAGACACCAATCTGAATGGTGTTCCTCCTTTGAGTACTCCTGGCTTTCCGAATTCAGGATCTAGTCGAAGCAAGAATTGGCGAAATCTGGCTGTTGTGTTGTCCGGGATCTTAGGCGGTTCTTTGTTGGTAAATATTCTTGTCATCAATGTATTCTGTTGGGGATTCTTCCAcatttacaaaaagaaaatgaagatatCGCACCCTACGAGCCATGTGGCAGACTCTATCTGTCGTAGTTTTACATACAAAGTACTTGTAGAAGCCACAAAAGACTTCAAGGAAGAGCTAGGAAGGGGTGCATTTGGGATTGTTTACAAAGGGGAAATGCCTATCGGTTCAAGAAACGTTGTTGCTATAAAGAAGCTGGACAGAGTTGCTCATGAGGCAGAGAAGGAGTTCATAACTGAAGTAAATGTGATTAGTCAGACTCATCACAAGAATTTGGTCCGTCTGCTAGGATATTGTAACGAGGGAGCTCATCGTTTGTTGGTCTACGAGTATATGAGTAATGGAACTCTTGCAAGTTTCTAA
- the LOC109120155 gene encoding uncharacterized protein isoform X1 has product MEPRKAIDELFLKFHPCFDTNTKIGIIGGGPSGTSAAYALVKLGYTNITILEKYHSVGGMCESDDIEVSNSRRIDMNSLEEELFGKVQTIDYYTIVLKITGFDHIPMGFYYFGEFMDDPKAIGNPVAMQRFYNDTNVFLFWSYGNSVDIVGLKETELLIKGVESMGGFVEKVVLQRKLKYFPHVNNQDMKEGFYEKVENQLQGQQNTYYVGGLMAFELTERNASYAMALMHKHFASNNPIPAFPYVKVGYFRVQISSFFLMLWIVLQFLDFII; this is encoded by the exons ATGGAGCCAAGAAAAGCAATAGATGAATTGTTCTTAAAATTTCATCCTTGTTTTGATACAAACACAAAGATAGGAATAATAGGAGGTGGACCTAGTGGAACATCAGCTGCTTATGCATTGGTAAAACTTGGTTATACAAATATCACTATTCTTGAGAAGTATCATTCTGTTGGTGGCATGTGTGAATCAGATGATATTGAAG TAAGCAACAGCAGAAGAATCGACATGAATAGCCTCGAGGAGGAGTTGTTCGGTAAAGTACAAACTATTGACTATTACACCATAGTCTTGAAGATAACTGGATTTGATCATATACCGATGGGTTTTTACTACTTTGGTGAGTTCATGGATGATCCAAAAGCCATCGGGAATCCAGTTGCAATGCAGAGATTTTACAATGACACGAACGTCTTCTTGTTTTGGTCTTATGGTAACTCGGTCGACATAGTAGGATTAAAGGAGACCGAGCTCCTCATAAAAGGTGTTGAAAGTATGGGAGGCTTTGTTGAAAAAGTCGTTTTGCAACGAAAGCTCAAATATTTCCCTCATGTTAACAACCAAG ATATGAAGGAAGGCTTTTATGAGAAAGTGGAAAATCAACTACAAGGTCAACAAAACACGTATTATGTTGGCGGGTTGATGGCATTCGAGTTGACAGAAAGGAATGCATCTTACGCCATGGCTCTAATGCACAAGCATTTCGCTAGTAATAATCCTATACCAGCCTTCCCATATGTTAAGGTAGGCTACTTCAGAGTTCagatatcttctttttttttgatgttATGGATCGTGTTACAGTTTCTCGATTTCATTATTTAA